In Camelina sativa cultivar DH55 chromosome 13, Cs, whole genome shotgun sequence, the genomic window NNNNNNNNNNNNNNNNNNNNNNNNNNNNNNNNNNNNNNNNNNNNNNNNNNNNNNNNNNNNNNNNNNNNNNNNNNNNNNNNNNNNNNNNNNNNNNNNNNNNNNNNNNNNNNNNNNNNNNNNNNNNNNNNNNNNNNNNNNNNNNNNNNNNNNNNNNNNNNNNNNNNNNNNNNNNNNNNNNNNNNNNNNNNNNNNNNNNNNNNNNNNNNNNNNNNNNNNNNNNNNNNNNNNNNNNNNNNNNNNNNNNNNNNNNNNNNNNNNNNNNNNNNNNNNNNNNNNNNNNNNNNNNNNNNNNNNNNNNNNNNNNNNNNNNNNNNNNNNNNNNNNNNNNNNNNNNNNNNNNNNNNNNNNNNNNNNNNNNNNNNNNNNNNNNNNNNNNNNNNNNNNNNNNNNNNNNNNNNNNNNNNNNNNNNNNNNNNNNNNNNNNNNNNNNNNNNNNNNNNNNNNNNNNNNNNNNNNNNNNNNNNNNNNNNNNNNNNNNNNNNNNNNNNNNNNNNNNNNNNNNNNNNNNNNNNNNNNNNNNNNNNNNNNNNNNNNNNNNNNNNNNNNNNNNNNNNNNNNNNNNNNNNNNNNNNNNNNNNNNNNNNNNNNNNNNNNNNNNNNNNNNNNNNNNNNNNNNNNNNNNNNNNNNNNNNNNNNNNNNNNNNNNNNNNNNNNNNNNNNNNNNNNNNNNNNNNNNNNNNNNNNNNNNNNNNNNNNNNNNNNNNNNNNNNNNNNNNNNNNNNNNNNNNNNNNNNNNNNNNNNNNNNNNNNNNNNNNNNNNNNNNNNNNNNNNNNNNNNNNNNNNNNNNNNNNNNNNNNNNNNNNNNNNNNNNNNNNNNNNNNNNNNNNNNNNNNNNNNNNNNNNNNNNNNNNNNNNNNNNNNNNNNNNNNNNNNNNNNNNNNNNNNNNNNNNNNNNNNNNNNNNNNNNNNNNNNNNNNNNNTTCCTCCCGATAGCAAAAACGCACACACCAATCTCCTATCcatcaaataaacaataaacatcATCCATACatagaacaaaaagaaactttTACGTAAGAGAAAAATGGCAGGAACTGTGGGtaagatgatgatggtgatggctTTGGTAATGATGGCATGTTGTCTACAAGCATGCAATGGGATGAAGGTTGATGAAACCATGCCAGCGGCAGCGATGGCTTCAAAACTCGAGTGCTTCAAAACATGTTCCATAAGTTGtggcaaacaaaacaaaccatgtTACCAAGATTGTTTGACGAAATGTGGTGTACCTCAATTTCCTTCTAAACCATCATCCCCTTCAACCGCTTAATCTATTCCCCATTTTTTTTCGTAACTTTCGGTTTATACGAAACTGTGTGTCTTTCGATTTACCGGAAGTTCTATCTTATACTTCGATGTTtgtaatgataaaaaataaaaattaatataatacatTTAAACTTTGATTATATGTGATATTTGTGTTACAAGCCTATTTAAGTTTCTTTCGTATTTAGATCAAcagtaaaaaaacagaaatggaTTGGCTATTATTTGGTTAATGAAGACGACAACGATTCTATTATGATGACACATGTGATAACGATTCACATATAACCACAGAAAcgtacaaaaagaaaataaaaatagtagttTAAATGGATTGAGTGACTGACTAATAAACACTTAAATCATACAAAACTCAGAAACATAGGAGACTGATCATTAAgactattttttataaataacctAACATAAAAGATCCATCAGCTTTCCATTGTTTCTCAAGCAATCTCTGAAAATGCTAATTTGAGGAAAACCTTCTCCTTCACTTTTGctttttgcttctctctttttattttctgctCTACCTTGTCCGAAGCATATATCCTCCTCCATGATTGCTTCTCTACCGTCTGAAAGAAACGGTTGAAAGCAAACACGAAAAGATtcgcattaagaacaccaaaaagGACAAGGATCCATCTCTCTCAAGAGCAGAAACCATTTGCTAAGATAACTCTAAAACCCTCTCTTGTCAGGACAATCTGTTGCCCTGTGCCCTGACTTCCCACAAATGAAGCAAGACCCTCCAAAACTTCTGTTTACAGATATCAATCAATCAGTTGAATCGGGAAAGTGTGAAGACTTTTAACACATACATGTTTTTAAACTCACCTCTCTCGGGAAGGAGCTCTGCCGCTTGATGAACTTCTGCCACTGATCAACCAATCATCAGAACTTCCTCTGGAACTACTGCCACCACGGGACCAGCTGCTTCCTCCGCCACCACTCCTTCTACTTCCTCTGTCATCATCACCTCCCCAACTATCACGGCCTCTTGATGATCCTCCTCTACCGCCTCTTGACCCTCTAGAACCTCCTCCTCTAGGCATCCTGTCTCTGCTAGAGAACCGTCCATAGTTATCACTAGATGGTCCATCATCTTGCAGTGGAGGCAACTACAATCGAAACCCAAGATATGGAGTGTTAGTCAACGAGGGTCTTGTTTATGAGTATGGTTGTATCTAAAGAGTGAAAAAACAGCACAAAATAAGAGAAGGCCGGATCAATACCTTTGTTATTAGGGATAAGCTGTTTCCTTCTGGCACTTCTTTCTCTAGGAGCCCTTTTGCGATTTCCTCTGGTAAATCAAAAACAGCTCCTTGGACCTGATTTATAGCAGAATCAGAAAATTTCAAAAGAGGATAGTTTTTTAATATACTGCTAGTATAACGACCATTTCAAATTTACTGACCCTCTCATCTGCGATCAAGAAGATCTTCCCAACTTCATCTGCAGCTGATCTGTAAACATCAGAAAGAAAACCAGTGACAGACCTCGCAGAGAAGAAACCTCTAGAGTTCGCTGGATCTCGTATCAACTGCAAAGTCACCCATCCCTGCAGTacaaaaatgaatttcaatTCATGATTATTAAGCCAAACTAAAGGACTTCAACCATTCAAGTGACAATGAAGAGTTGTTATATAGTGGATGTTGAAGCTTATAGGACTCCAAAAGGACCCTAAGAaagtcatttgttttttttgaatcttaAAGCATGATTAAGAATTAAACCTTCTCATGACTGAGGAGAGATCTCGACGAAGGCGGCTGAGAGAAACCACTAAGGTGAGCTAGAGCTGCGGCTAAAGCATCTGTTCCTTTTTCCTCAAATAGTTTTTGCGCAGTTGCTGAGAAAAACTTTATAGAGTCAGGGTGAACACCATTTAGAGTGGCCACCACTTGGTCTGCTGAAGATTCCAACAAGTCTCCAACAGTTGGTGGGCTAATAAATTCAAAATGGCAGCCTACGTCACGCTCCAGAGACCTCACTGTTCTCTTTTGGCTGCTGGTGTGCATGAGAATGGCAGATCCTTCTTTCCCTGCACGGCCAGTACGACCAGAACGGTGCACAAAAGTCTCTGGGTCATTAGGAAGTTCATAGTGGATAACCTGTAAAAGAAAATGTCAGAACAAACAGACAGAGATACCATATCAGAGGATAAACTATGTACAGAAACTTCTTAAAACTTACCAGATCAACATTTGGGATGTCAAGTCCACGAGATGCGACATCAGTGGCAACTAGAACTGTGAATTTTCCTTGGCGAAAACCATTGAgtgttctctctctttgatgctGGGATATATCTCCATGAAGTGCTTCGGAAGCTATACTGTTTGACAATGCTAGAGAGACCTCGTCTGCATCTCTTTTTGTTTGGGTAAATACAATGGTCTTGCCACCCTTCGCATAAACCTTCagattaagaaaacagaaataatCAATGAGCTAAAGACACCAACCAATCATCAACCATGTTTAGAAACCAGTAAACTATCAGCTAAGCCATACTGTTATAAGGTCGCTTAGAATAGTGCGTTTTGATGTAGATGTGGTTGCGATTGCATAAAGTTTGATCCCCTCTGCGAGCTTCTCATCTTTGTCTCCAACCTACCAAtccaataaaacaaacaagaagataGTATTAAGCATCTGAGTCTACCTAAGAAAATGAGAAGTAACGAAGAGACAGGCTAGGGAAAGCTTTTACCAGATCAATATTCAAGGGGTTGTCAAGGTACTTCCTTGCCAACTTCTTGACCCAAGTAGGCATAGTTGCTGAGAAAAGCATGCTTTGTCGCTTCGATGGAAGATTCTCAAGAATCGATTCCACAGCCTCCTCGAACCCAACAGCAAGCATCTGATCAGCTTCATCAAGTACCAAATACTCAACTTCTCCCAACTTGAGGCTCCTTCCTTCAATCAAATCAATGATCCTTCCAGGAgttccaacaacaacatcaacaccaCGAGTCAGAGCACTCTGCTGAATGGTGTAAGAAACCCCACCATAAACACAAACAGTGCTCAAATAAGGTGCAGACTCCTTAATCTCCTTCTCCACTTGCTTCGCCAGTTCACGAGTCGGTGCAAGGACAAGGAACTTAGGAAGATGACCAGACCTCCTACtcaattacaacaaaaaaaactaaacctttAGCAAAATCTAATGGAAAGgtcaatgaaaacaaaatggtATACCcaaagtaaaataaacaaagaccTGAAAGCAGTGTAGTCTCCAGCTTGCTCAGTAAGTCGTTTAATGATAGGGATACCAAAAGCTAGAGTCTTCCCAGTTCCTGTCTTTGCACGAGCTATAATGTCACGTCCTTCCAGAGCAGGTACCAACACAGCTCTCTTCATAAACATATACCAAAAAACATCATGTCAATAGAGACTCAAACATATCTAAACATCATACTTCTTAATCAAAACACATATTACCTACAAAGGAACCATCTTTTTCAGAATTTTGAAATTGGAAATGAGAAATAATGGAAACCTAAGCTACCTTATCCACAAAGGAACCATTTTTTCCAAGAATTCAGAAATTGGAAATTGAAACCTAAGGTAAACTTATCcaaaaagagaaggagagaacaAAACCTGAATGGGGAAGAGGTGAGTGATACCACGCTTCTCAAGAGACTCTTCAAGACGCTGAGGCAAACTAAGTTTAGAGATAGCGAGTTCTTCACCATCATCGGCTTCAACGTTGTTGTCACCGTCAAGGTCGAATTCGTCGTCATGGTCAGAAAGACCAAGActtttgaaagcttcttcaCTGAGAACAGAGTTAGGAGTAGCGACAGCAGaaggaacaagaagagaagaggagtgGATAAGACGAGTTCTACGAACAAGAGATAAGGGAGTGAAGAAAGGCTTATCCAGAGACAAAGATAAGCAATTAGACCTCTTTTTGGAATTGGGTTTTGAGATTTCAAGGTGAGGAACTTGGTAAAGCGATGGAACTCCTACCGTCgacgccatttttttttttggagatagTAGCTCGACGGAGAGGAGAGGAGAAGGAGATAAGGTgagttgtgtttgaggtttttgaaaggCTTTGTAACCTTCCACGCTTTTGCTTCTCTCTGCGCTTTGCCctatctttatttatttctacCACTCAAGTTGGTGTTAAAATATCCGACTTAATGGGCTTTTATTTGGGCTGGTTTTATGTATTTAGGTCCATTATGGcttttatatacagtatatggcCTTGTTTGGATATAGATAtattctttctgtttttgtcCACAATTTTTGGATATTACTTAGTAAGTTATTAGGTTTGATCTCATCCTAGTTTTGTTTTCCAACATCTCTTGCTTTTAAATAATGTTTACATGGTCGTTAAGCAATGTATATACTTAACAACCTTTTTAccgaaaaaaagaagaagaagttacttaccaaacaaacaataacaatcaaaatacaagaaaatctgaattacacattattttttttgtctataagttttgtttactattagttttcttcttcaaattcattGTCatgcaatattattttttattttcttttatcatctATACAATGAAcctttaaaatatgttttggaaTGCTTTCGTAgatgattttaatataatagTTTGTGTTAGCATGAACTtccaaaaaactatattttcacCGACTTGATAAAACTGAATCAAATTTCAGTAATTATTGTATTTCATTTCTCTATTAGATGAATCCACCACCGTAAATATTAATGTGAAAATTTGGAACGGTATAAGACATTTGCATCACAACCATATGTTTTATCATACAAATATCATCACCTACGAACATGATAATACCTATGTACGGAGAcatttctttttggttataatGAATCAACATAatgaatgaaaaaattaattgacTAAAAATCTTTGCGCAAGAACAATAATCTTGAACACTTTACCTACATCTTCATggattgtgaatttgtgatatGATAAGGAAGACTCTTTATGAACTTTGCAAACTACACTTCCCATCAAAAAGTTGAGTTTTTGCTAAATGATAATGATTGCAAACTAACTGCTGAAAGTTCCCACCATGGATTATGTCAATGATTtaccaaattaaaagaaaaaaggtatTTTGCTACTACTAAAACTCGAATCTGAGATCTCATACACTCTAACCAAGATAAATACCACTAGATTACTACTTTATTAGAATGaacacattttcaaaaaaataaggCTGAAAGTtgtatattaccaaaaaaaaaaaaaatacagagtcTCAAGCAGATGCTTATGGTTTGCCCTTAGGTCTGCACTGACCATCAAAAATAGTGTTTCAACCGATCATCATATGCATAATCCGCATTTGTTTGATATTGTGTCGCCTAATAAAATGAACACATATATTTACTCTATCATTAACGTGCAAATgaattttagacaaaaaaaaagtgcaaagtAAAATCAACAATACTCAAGCAGTAaatctttctatatattaaataaactatctcactaaatcttaaaaattcaaataaacattgggttaataaaaaatattaatttacaacATTTTAAATGATTGTATATAAAACCATTATCAAATTTACCTAGTAAATTGTTTGAAAcataatattctataaattttaaCTTGGCAacacttttatatatatcatgtttatTATCAAGTTTATCGacatttaataatatatatatatatatattgcattttATCATATTAAAAACGTATTACTCTGATTGTTTcgtagacatatatatatacctagtAGAGTCAATAATACACCCCAAAAAATccaatattattgttttctcattcatttgataaaacaaaatggtaaaattcaacatatttatttatttatttattgctaAGGCAGACCACAAAAGctaatgtaaaatttattatcCTCTGCcgacaaaatatataacatagtTTATAATGTTACTTAATAATTTATCAACAACATTTTTGATAATCATTGAATTGGGTTGAGACTTGTGAGATGTTTAGATTAGAATAATTCTTGGGTTCATCTCTAGGGGTGAACCCTTCTTATTCACTCTCTCCTATTAATTAAGGAATCAAATTatgtatatcaattaattttaaaattattaattctaaacattatactatagttttaaattataaaatctaaaccgtaatcactctttttataaattcaaattaaaatataattttctttaattgtaaaatctaaaccctaaccactattttataaacccaaaccgacatataattttgcttaattttaaaatctaaaccctaaacactattttgtaaacccaaaccgacatataatttcgtttaattgtaaaatctaaaccctaaactctaatactcttttgtaaacccaaaccgacatgtaatttcatttaattgtaaaatctaaaccctaaactctaaccactttttTCTAAACTcgaaccgacatataattttgtttaattgtaaaaactaaaccctaaccacttttttgtaaactcaaaccgacatatgattttttttaattgtaaaatctaaactataattattattttataaaccttaaccaatataatttccttaataaaaaaattacaaaattagtttctttgttttgtctttttattttaattttgatttattttataaatatgatatgatatgacagtttgattgtttgattagGAGTGGGTGAATAAGAGTGATTaacccaagaatttttctttacattattccaaaaaaacaaataaaaatatatgaaaataatataggGGTTTGAAGTTCACAGGCTGGATTGGATGGACGTTGAATCGATTCCACCTCTTTTGCTCATCTAAAAAATTATCTTTCaatcaaaactataattaaaaaaaaaatcatttcttttattctgcattttgcttcttctgtttTCGACTTGTGCTCTGCTGTGAATTCCACCAAATCCCATAATAAAgttttctcctttctctttagggaagaagaaagctttatCAAAACCCTTCATCCACAAAATCCTCTTCTTTGAGAAagggttctgttttttttgttgcttcgTTACTACGGTTACATTGTTCTCTTTCAGTTTCAAAAAGGTACGATCTTTCCTTAATTGCGATTGGATCGTGTCCCCAAATCCTGGGTTTTTGATCAATCCTCTTTACTCGCCGGTCGTAAcgaaagtttcaaactttagtGAATCGTCAAGTTGGGTTTTCGTGTTTTAGGGTTCTTGGTTCGATTTTGCACAGATCCGTCTTAGCTCTTTGTAGAGGTTTGTGATTGTAcccaaatatctttttttttgttttttttttttttttttttttttNNNNNNNNNNNNNNNNNNNNNNNNNNNNNNNNNNNNNNNNNNNNNNNNNNNNNNNNNNNNNNNNNNNNNNNNNNNNNNNNNNNNNNNNNNNNNNNNNNNNNNNNNNNNNNNNNNNNNNNNNNNNNNNNNNNNNNNNNNNNNNNNNNNNNNNNNNNNNNNNNNNNNNNNNNNNNNNNNNNNNNNNNNNNNNNNNNNNNNNNNNNNNNNNNNNNNNNNNNNNNNNNNNNNNNNNNNNNNNNNNNNNNNNNNNNNNNNNNNNNNNNNNNNNNNNNNNNNNNNNNNNNNNNNNNNNNNNNNNNNNNNNNNNNNNNNNNNNNNNNNNNNNNNNNNNNNNNNNNNNNNNNNNNNNNNNNNNNNNNNNNNNNNNNNNNNNNNNNNNNNNNNNNNNNNNNNNNNNNNNNNNNNNNNNNNNNNNCGGTGGTGCTGATGCTAATGCTTATTTACTTAGCCATTTGTTATCCACCTCATcaatctcatcttctctcttcttcttcttcttcttcttcttttgacacTACTCATTACTCATAGTCATGTAATGTGAATATGTGATGATAGTGCGAGACAATATAATGTGCTATTCGATCCAGATGACACAACGCACATATGTGAATGCGTCGTCGTTTGATGGGTTTTGggttctttgtttcatttgacGATAACTGTTAAATCCATGCAGTATCCGGACCATTTGATTCAAAATTAGATCTtttccttgtttattttttttttttttttttttttttttttttttttttttgtatttgatttgattgtagTTTTGAAGGAGTTTGTTGTTTTGCAGAAATGGCGGATTTGATACCGTTTTATCTGAACATTGTGGCGTTTCTATGTACTGTTGGAGCCATTGCTTTGGCGATATTTCATATCTACAGGCATCTTTTGAATTACACGGAACCAACTTATCAGAGATATATCGTACGAATCATCTTTATGGTCCCGGTTAGTATAGTATCATCATCTATAAGCTGAACTGTGTCTACTACTCCTTGACATGCTGAATTCTGTTTTCCCTAATATGTTCTTGGATGTTTTGCTTCTCATTGCCAGGTTTATGCCTTCATGTCATTCTTGTCTCTTGTGCTACCTAAAAGCTCGATATATTTTGATTCCATACGAGAAGTGTGAGTATCCTAATTGAAGTTGTAGATGTGTTTTctctaacaacaaaaataatttctgtGTGATCCTTAAAACATGAGTGTAGATTATGTCAGctgtgatttcttcttcttttagagTGCCTCAATAGTTCTTAGAGTTGCTCCTTaaagttttctgtttttgtttaaagTCAAATGGCCTAATGGCATATGTCTATAATGACCTTTTTGTGTTTCAGATATGAAGCATGGGTTATTTACAATTTCCTATCGCTGTGTTTGGCATGGGTTGGAGGCCCAGGATCAGTAGTGCTTAGTTTAAGTGGTCGCTCTCTAAAGCCATCGTGGTCTCTCATGACATGTTGCTTTCCACCTTTAACTTTGGACGGGTAAGTTTGAATCCAAACTCTTTGTACATATCAACAAAGGCTGTGTTTACATAGTCTTTCCCGGTATTTTCTAACATTTCTGCAGTACTGTATTCTGTGCAAGTAACACAACATGTGCAAATTTTTAGATTCTGTGTCTCACGTTAATAATCTTTATGTGTGCTTGTCATTAGAGACGATCATATGGTTGCACACAGTTTATGATGATTTTGTCTTGTGTATTTAGAAGTCCTCTTAGTAGCTGACATCTATTGAACACATGCATGATCTTCTCAGTGCAGGCGTTTTATTCGACGATGCAAGCAAGGTTGTCTGCAGTTTGTTATTCTAAAGCCTATCTTAGTTGCTGTCACACTTGTGCTTTATGCGAAAGGGAAGTACAAGGATGGGAATTTCAACCCTGATCAAGCATATCTCTATCTTACCATCATCTATACCATATCCTACACAGTGGCTTTGTACGCACTTGTGCTGTTTTATATGGCATGCAGAGATCTACTTCAGCCATTCAATCCAGTCCCAAAATTTGTGATCATAAAGTCTGTGGTCTTTCTAACCTATTGGCAGGTAAAATGTGCTTACTAACTCAGAGTTTTGACATTCACTCTTACCTTTTACTATCCTTCACACATTGTTACTTTTTTTCTGATTGTGTTCTATGACCCTCTTCTTTGCACAGGGTGTTCTAGTTTTTCTTGCTGCAAAATCTGGATTCATAAAGACTGCAGAGGAGGCTGCTCATTTTCAGAATTTTATAATATGTGTCGAGATGCTTATTGCTGCAGCATGCCATTTCTATGCTTTTCCATACAAGGAGTATGCCGGTGCCAATGTTGGTGGATCTGGCAGTTTTTCAGGGAGCCTATCACATGCTGTAAAACTAAATGACTTTTACCATGACACTGTTCACCAGGTAACTGGTTTCTTTGAAAATCATCCATATTTCAAAtcatatttgtttcatattggTGTCCTGATCATTTTTTATTACAGTTTGCTCCTACATATCATGATTATGTGCTCTATAACCATCAAGATGGTGGTGATGAAGGGACAAAGAAGTACCGGTCGAGAACTTTTGTTCCAACTGGCCAAGAGATGGATGCAATGAGAAAGAACAAACCTGTGTATGCAAACAAGATTGATGGTGTTTCGGTGTCAAGTAGTCTATCTTCAGAGGCAAGCTCACCAAAAAGCTCTAGCGTAACTTCTGATCCTGCTCGTTCTGATGCTGCGAAATCTTCCTTGCTTGTGGATGCCCCTGATTCTCTTGATACAATGTATGATATGTCCCTCATTGACATCGATCTATCTAGTTTCCCG contains:
- the LOC104736675 gene encoding DEAD-box ATP-dependent RNA helicase 3, chloroplastic; this translates as MASTVGVPSLYQVPHLEISKPNSKKRSNCLSLSLDKPFFTPLSLVRRTRLIHSSSLLVPSAVATPNSVLSEEAFKSLGLSDHDDEFDLDGDNNVEADDGEELAISKLSLPQRLEESLEKRGITHLFPIQRAVLVPALEGRDIIARAKTGTGKTLAFGIPIIKRLTEQAGDYTAFRRSGHLPKFLVLAPTRELAKQVEKEIKESAPYLSTVCVYGGVSYTIQQSALTRGVDVVVGTPGRIIDLIEGRSLKLGEVEYLVLDEADQMLAVGFEEAVESILENLPSKRQSMLFSATMPTWVKKLARKYLDNPLNIDLVGDKDEKLAEGIKLYAIATTSTSKRTILSDLITVYAKGGKTIVFTQTKRDADEVSLALSNSIASEALHGDISQHQRERTLNGFRQGKFTVLVATDVASRGLDIPNVDLVIHYELPNDPETFVHRSGRTGRAGKEGSAILMHTSSQKRTVRSLERDVGCHFEFISPPTVGDLLESSADQVVATLNGVHPDSIKFFSATAQKLFEEKGTDALAAALAHLSGFSQPPSSRSLLSHEKGWVTLQLIRDPANSRGFFSARSVTGFLSDVYRSAADEVGKIFLIADERVQGAVFDLPEEIAKGLLEKEVPEGNSLSLITKLPPLQDDGPSSDNYGRFSSRDRMPRGGGSRGSRGGRGGSSRGRDSWGGDDDRGSRRSGGGGSSWSRGGSSSRGSSDDWLISGRSSSSGRAPSRERSFGGSCFICGKSGHRATDCPDKRGF
- the LOC104736676 gene encoding transmembrane protein 184A-like → MADLIPFYLNIVAFLCTVGAIALAIFHIYRHLLNYTEPTYQRYIVRIIFMVPVYAFMSFLSLVLPKSSIYFDSIREVYEAWVIYNFLSLCLAWVGGPGSVVLSLSGRSLKPSWSLMTCCFPPLTLDGRFIRRCKQGCLQFVILKPILVAVTLVLYAKGKYKDGNFNPDQAYLYLTIIYTISYTVALYALVLFYMACRDLLQPFNPVPKFVIIKSVVFLTYWQGVLVFLAAKSGFIKTAEEAAHFQNFIICVEMLIAAACHFYAFPYKEYAGANVGGSGSFSGSLSHAVKLNDFYHDTVHQFAPTYHDYVLYNHQDGGDEGTKKYRSRTFVPTGQEMDAMRKNKPVYANKIDGVSVSSSLSSEASSPKSSSVTSDPARSDAAKSSLLVDAPDSLDTMYDMSLIDIDLSSFPSNVPSASESGPR
- the LOC104736674 gene encoding uncharacterized protein LOC104736674, which encodes MAGTVGKMMMVMALVMMACCLQACNGMKVDETMPAAAMASKLECFKTCSISCGKQNKPCYQDCLTKCGVPQFPSKPSSPSTA